A window from Triticum aestivum cultivar Chinese Spring chromosome 6D, IWGSC CS RefSeq v2.1, whole genome shotgun sequence encodes these proteins:
- the LOC123144532 gene encoding transcription factor E2FA isoform X1 yields MSGGGRPPAAQKILQSLRPPPVFSTPSRPPFASPDDYHRFHAPTTPSATGSGGIGAGGVGGDIDEGLVIRTQLKRKATREENNAAESSDCMIVTTGVTGNPLLTPVSGKAVKNSKSKTKNNKAGPQTPTPNVGSPLNPSTPAGTCRYDSSLGLLTKKFINLLKQAEDGILDLNNAAETLEVQKRRIYDITNVLEGIGLIEKTLKNRIRWKGLDDSGVELDNGLSGLQTEVENLNLQEQALDERISDMREKLRGLTEDENSQRWLYVTEDDIKGLPCFQNETLIAIKAPHGTTLEVPDPDEAGDYLQRRYRIVLRSTLGPIDVYLVSQFDDGFENLGGAATPPRHTNVPKPGPCEDLHATNATQSSKSINVEYTIQHRQNTPQDPSSSNDYGGMTRIIPSDVNTDADYWLLTEGDVSITDMWETAPEVQWDTAVFLPEDVSTPHAHHSPRMQVPSMDQP; encoded by the exons ATGTCGGGTGGCGGCAGGCCGCCGGCTGCGCAGAAAATCCTGCAGTCGCTGCGCCCGCCCCCGGTGTTCTCCACGCCGTCGCGGCCTCCCTTCGCCTCACCCGACGACTACCACCGCTTTCATGCGCCGACTACCCCTTCTGCCACCGGCTCCGGCGGCATCGGCGCCGGTGGTGTTGGCGGCGATATTGATGAGGGGCTTGTTATCCGGACGCAG CTAAAAAGAAAAGCCACACGTGAAGAAAATAATGCGGCTGAGTCGAGTGACTGTATGATTGTCACTACTGGAGTTACTGGCAATCCGCTACTCACCCCAGTGTCCGGAAAAGCTGTTAAGAATTCTAAATCAAAGACTAAGAACAATAAAGCTGGGCCTCAGACACCTACACCAAATGTTG GCTCACCACTCAATCCATCAACTCCTGCTGGTACTTGCCGCTATGACAGTTCGTTAG GACTTCTGACAAAGAAGTTCATCAATTTGCTGAAGCAAGCTGAGGATGGCATTCTAGATTTGAATAATGCTGCAGAAACACTAGAG GTTCAAAAGCGACGCATATATGACATCACAAATGTCCTCGAAGGAATTGGTCTTATAGAAAAGACACTTAAAAACAGAATTCGTTGGAA GGGCTTGGATGATTCAGGAGTGGAATTAGATAATGGCCTTTCAGGTTTGCAG ACAGAAGTTGAAAATCTTAATTTGCAGGAGCAAGCCTTAGATGAGCGTATAAG TGATATGCGCGAAAAGCTAAGGGGGTTAACGGAAGATGAGAACAGTCAAAG ATGGCTCTATGTGACGGAAGATGATATCAAGGGATTACCCTGCTTTCAG AATGAAACTCTAATTGCAATAAAAGCTCCTCATGGTACTACACTTGAAGTACCTGATCCTGACGAG GCTGGTGATTATCTCCAGAGGAGATACAGAATCGTATTAAGAAGTACCCTGGGTCCAATAGATGTTTACTTAGTTAG TCAATTTGACGATGGATTTGAGAATTTGGGTGGTGCTGCAACACCTCCAAGGCATACAAATGTCCCAAAACCTGGACCTTGTGAAGACTTACATGCAACAAACGCTACACAAAGCAGCAAATCAATCAATGTGGAATATACTATTCAGCACAGGCAGAATACTCCACAAGATCCTAGTTCTTCAAATGATTATGGAGGGATGACAAGGATAATCCCTTCAGATGTTAAT ACTGATGCTGATTACTGGCTCCTAACAGAGGGTGACGTTAGTATTACTGACATGTGGGAAACTGCAC CAGAAGTGCAGTGGGACACCGCTGTGTTTTTACCTGAAGATGTTAGCACCCCACATGCACATCATAGTCCGCGGATGCAGGTTCCAAGCATGGATCAACCATAA
- the LOC123144532 gene encoding transcription factor E2FA isoform X3 yields MSGGGRPPAAQKILQSLRPPPVFSTPSRPPFASPDDYHRFHAPTTPSATGSGGIGAGGVGGDIDEGLVIRTQLKRKATREENNAAESSDCMIVTTGVTGNPLLTPVSGKAVKNSKSKTKNNKAGPQTPTPNVGSPLNPSTPAGTCRYDSSLGLLTKKFINLLKQAEDGILDLNNAAETLEVQKRRIYDITNVLEGIGLIEKTLKNRIRWKGLDDSGVELDNGLSGLQEQALDERISDMREKLRGLTEDENSQRWLYVTEDDIKGLPCFQNETLIAIKAPHGTTLEVPDPDEAGDYLQRRYRIVLRSTLGPIDVYLVSQFDDGFENLGGAATPPRHTNVPKPGPCEDLHATNATQSSKSINVEYTIQHRQNTPQDPSSSNDYGGMTRIIPSDVNTDADYWLLTEGDVSITDMWETAPEVQWDTAVFLPEDVSTPHAHHSPRMQVPSMDQP; encoded by the exons ATGTCGGGTGGCGGCAGGCCGCCGGCTGCGCAGAAAATCCTGCAGTCGCTGCGCCCGCCCCCGGTGTTCTCCACGCCGTCGCGGCCTCCCTTCGCCTCACCCGACGACTACCACCGCTTTCATGCGCCGACTACCCCTTCTGCCACCGGCTCCGGCGGCATCGGCGCCGGTGGTGTTGGCGGCGATATTGATGAGGGGCTTGTTATCCGGACGCAG CTAAAAAGAAAAGCCACACGTGAAGAAAATAATGCGGCTGAGTCGAGTGACTGTATGATTGTCACTACTGGAGTTACTGGCAATCCGCTACTCACCCCAGTGTCCGGAAAAGCTGTTAAGAATTCTAAATCAAAGACTAAGAACAATAAAGCTGGGCCTCAGACACCTACACCAAATGTTG GCTCACCACTCAATCCATCAACTCCTGCTGGTACTTGCCGCTATGACAGTTCGTTAG GACTTCTGACAAAGAAGTTCATCAATTTGCTGAAGCAAGCTGAGGATGGCATTCTAGATTTGAATAATGCTGCAGAAACACTAGAG GTTCAAAAGCGACGCATATATGACATCACAAATGTCCTCGAAGGAATTGGTCTTATAGAAAAGACACTTAAAAACAGAATTCGTTGGAA GGGCTTGGATGATTCAGGAGTGGAATTAGATAATGGCCTTTCAGGTTTGCAG GAGCAAGCCTTAGATGAGCGTATAAG TGATATGCGCGAAAAGCTAAGGGGGTTAACGGAAGATGAGAACAGTCAAAG ATGGCTCTATGTGACGGAAGATGATATCAAGGGATTACCCTGCTTTCAG AATGAAACTCTAATTGCAATAAAAGCTCCTCATGGTACTACACTTGAAGTACCTGATCCTGACGAG GCTGGTGATTATCTCCAGAGGAGATACAGAATCGTATTAAGAAGTACCCTGGGTCCAATAGATGTTTACTTAGTTAG TCAATTTGACGATGGATTTGAGAATTTGGGTGGTGCTGCAACACCTCCAAGGCATACAAATGTCCCAAAACCTGGACCTTGTGAAGACTTACATGCAACAAACGCTACACAAAGCAGCAAATCAATCAATGTGGAATATACTATTCAGCACAGGCAGAATACTCCACAAGATCCTAGTTCTTCAAATGATTATGGAGGGATGACAAGGATAATCCCTTCAGATGTTAAT ACTGATGCTGATTACTGGCTCCTAACAGAGGGTGACGTTAGTATTACTGACATGTGGGAAACTGCAC CAGAAGTGCAGTGGGACACCGCTGTGTTTTTACCTGAAGATGTTAGCACCCCACATGCACATCATAGTCCGCGGATGCAGGTTCCAAGCATGGATCAACCATAA
- the LOC123144532 gene encoding transcription factor E2FA isoform X2 yields MSGGGRPPAAQKILQSLRPPPVFSTPSRPPFASPDDYHRFHAPTTPSATGSGGIGAGGVGGDIDEGLVIRTQLKRKATREENNAAESSDCMIVTTGVTGNPLLTPVSGKAVKNSKSKTKNNKAGPQTPTPNVGSPLNPSTPAGTCRYDSSLGLLTKKFINLLKQAEDGILDLNNAAETLEVQKRRIYDITNVLEGIGLIEKTLKNRIRWKGLDDSGVELDNGLSGLQTEVENLNLQEQALDERISDMREKLRGLTEDENSQRWLYVTEDDIKGLPCFQNETLIAIKAPHGTTLEVPDPDEAGDYLQRRYRIVLRSTLGPIDVYLVSQFDDGFENLGGAATPPRHTNVPKPGPCEDLHATNATQSSKSINVEYTIQHRQNTPQDPSSSNDYGGMTRIIPSDVNTDADYWLLTEGDVSITDMWETAQVQWDTAVFLPEDVSTPHAHHSPRMQVPSMDQP; encoded by the exons ATGTCGGGTGGCGGCAGGCCGCCGGCTGCGCAGAAAATCCTGCAGTCGCTGCGCCCGCCCCCGGTGTTCTCCACGCCGTCGCGGCCTCCCTTCGCCTCACCCGACGACTACCACCGCTTTCATGCGCCGACTACCCCTTCTGCCACCGGCTCCGGCGGCATCGGCGCCGGTGGTGTTGGCGGCGATATTGATGAGGGGCTTGTTATCCGGACGCAG CTAAAAAGAAAAGCCACACGTGAAGAAAATAATGCGGCTGAGTCGAGTGACTGTATGATTGTCACTACTGGAGTTACTGGCAATCCGCTACTCACCCCAGTGTCCGGAAAAGCTGTTAAGAATTCTAAATCAAAGACTAAGAACAATAAAGCTGGGCCTCAGACACCTACACCAAATGTTG GCTCACCACTCAATCCATCAACTCCTGCTGGTACTTGCCGCTATGACAGTTCGTTAG GACTTCTGACAAAGAAGTTCATCAATTTGCTGAAGCAAGCTGAGGATGGCATTCTAGATTTGAATAATGCTGCAGAAACACTAGAG GTTCAAAAGCGACGCATATATGACATCACAAATGTCCTCGAAGGAATTGGTCTTATAGAAAAGACACTTAAAAACAGAATTCGTTGGAA GGGCTTGGATGATTCAGGAGTGGAATTAGATAATGGCCTTTCAGGTTTGCAG ACAGAAGTTGAAAATCTTAATTTGCAGGAGCAAGCCTTAGATGAGCGTATAAG TGATATGCGCGAAAAGCTAAGGGGGTTAACGGAAGATGAGAACAGTCAAAG ATGGCTCTATGTGACGGAAGATGATATCAAGGGATTACCCTGCTTTCAG AATGAAACTCTAATTGCAATAAAAGCTCCTCATGGTACTACACTTGAAGTACCTGATCCTGACGAG GCTGGTGATTATCTCCAGAGGAGATACAGAATCGTATTAAGAAGTACCCTGGGTCCAATAGATGTTTACTTAGTTAG TCAATTTGACGATGGATTTGAGAATTTGGGTGGTGCTGCAACACCTCCAAGGCATACAAATGTCCCAAAACCTGGACCTTGTGAAGACTTACATGCAACAAACGCTACACAAAGCAGCAAATCAATCAATGTGGAATATACTATTCAGCACAGGCAGAATACTCCACAAGATCCTAGTTCTTCAAATGATTATGGAGGGATGACAAGGATAATCCCTTCAGATGTTAAT ACTGATGCTGATTACTGGCTCCTAACAGAGGGTGACGTTAGTATTACTGACATGTGGGAAACTGCAC AAGTGCAGTGGGACACCGCTGTGTTTTTACCTGAAGATGTTAGCACCCCACATGCACATCATAGTCCGCGGATGCAGGTTCCAAGCATGGATCAACCATAA